A genomic segment from Ignavibacteriales bacterium encodes:
- a CDS encoding PorT family protein — MKSFKNLIAFSIIFLLSSSIFAQTTVMIGPRVTGNFNIFNLKNSTGTYNGIGVGFGPTVDVTFGKHIGIMVNMTAFDMRNFSNSQTIQNTTVESAYSLSYLVLDPMFKAEFSGFYMVAGPSLGIKLNSSGEITQSASGQAPVIQPDNPDTKSIRFDIAVGTGYTFKLSSDMGLGTDFLVNIPLSDTYNLPGRSNSIFTMKLGVALKFKI, encoded by the coding sequence ATGAAATCGTTCAAAAACTTAATTGCATTTTCAATAATATTTTTACTTTCTTCTTCAATCTTTGCACAAACAACGGTAATGATTGGACCAAGAGTAACTGGCAATTTTAACATTTTTAATTTAAAAAATTCAACCGGTACATATAACGGAATTGGGGTAGGCTTTGGACCAACAGTGGATGTAACCTTTGGAAAACATATTGGAATTATGGTTAACATGACAGCTTTTGATATGAGGAACTTTTCCAATTCACAAACTATTCAAAACACAACTGTAGAATCTGCTTATAGTCTATCATATCTTGTGCTCGATCCAATGTTTAAGGCAGAGTTTAGTGGATTTTATATGGTTGCCGGGCCTTCATTGGGTATTAAACTTAATTCAAGTGGGGAAATAACACAATCTGCATCTGGTCAGGCACCTGTTATACAACCAGATAATCCAGACACAAAATCTATTAGGTTTGATATTGCCGTTGGTACAGGATATACATTTAAACTTTCATCAGATATGGGCTTAGGAACTGATTTTTTGGTAAACATTCCTCTTTCTGATACATATAATTTACCTGGTAGAAGCAATAGTATTTTTACAATGAAACTTGGTGTTGCACTTAAATTTAAAATCTAA
- the serA gene encoding phosphoglycerate dehydrogenase yields MPNTKKTLSLSKNKIKILLLEGLHKNALQLFNDNQYETVEYQKSSLETKELIEKIKDVHLLGIRSKTNITSDILKHANKLIAIGCYSIGTNQVDLLSAKLQGTRSVAELVIAECIFLIRGIPEKNFAAHNGIWLKDASNSYEVRGKNLGIVGYGHIGSQVSILAESLGMNVYYYDIEKKLNLGNAKSCSSLQEILSISDIVTLHVPETDLTKNMISKKELSLMKKSSYLINASRGSVVVIKDLAKVLEEKHLAGAAIDVFPEEPNSNKDSFRSVLQKFPNVILTPHIGGSTSEAQANIALEVSEKLVKYCDVGTTIGATNFVEVALTPILNRQRYLHIHKNQPGVLNKITKVFTSRKLNIASQYLQTDAHIGYVIIDIDQKNNSAEIMKELKAIPETIKTRVLL; encoded by the coding sequence ATGCCAAATACAAAAAAAACTCTTTCGCTTTCAAAGAATAAAATAAAAATTCTTTTGCTTGAAGGCTTACATAAAAACGCTTTACAGCTTTTTAATGATAATCAATACGAAACCGTTGAATACCAAAAGAGTTCACTTGAAACTAAAGAACTGATTGAAAAAATAAAAGATGTTCATCTACTCGGAATAAGATCCAAAACAAATATTACGAGCGATATTTTAAAACACGCAAACAAACTTATTGCAATCGGGTGTTACAGCATCGGCACTAACCAGGTTGATTTACTATCAGCTAAGCTGCAAGGTACACGCTCTGTTGCAGAACTTGTAATTGCGGAATGTATTTTTCTTATCCGCGGCATTCCGGAAAAAAACTTTGCTGCACACAATGGTATTTGGCTTAAAGATGCTTCAAACTCTTATGAAGTTAGAGGAAAAAACTTAGGAATTGTTGGATATGGGCATATCGGTTCACAGGTTTCTATTCTTGCTGAATCATTGGGAATGAATGTGTACTATTATGATATTGAAAAAAAATTAAATCTCGGTAATGCAAAGTCTTGTTCAAGTTTACAGGAAATTCTTTCTATTTCGGATATCGTAACGCTTCACGTACCGGAAACCGATCTTACAAAAAATATGATTAGCAAAAAAGAATTGAGCTTAATGAAAAAAAGTTCATATTTGATTAATGCTTCACGCGGATCTGTGGTTGTTATTAAAGATCTTGCAAAAGTATTGGAAGAAAAACATTTGGCTGGCGCAGCAATAGATGTTTTTCCCGAAGAACCAAATTCAAATAAAGATTCTTTTAGAAGTGTTTTACAAAAATTCCCGAATGTAATATTAACTCCGCATATTGGCGGCAGTACATCTGAGGCACAAGCAAATATTGCTCTGGAAGTTTCTGAAAAATTAGTAAAGTATTGTGATGTTGGAACTACAATTGGCGCAACAAATTTTGTTGAAGTAGCGCTTACACCAATCTTAAATAGGCAAAGATATCTTCATATCCATAAAAATCAGCCGGGAGTATTAAATAAAATAACAAAAGTATTCACTTCAAGAAAACTTAACATTGCATCACAATACTTGCAAACAGATGCACATATTGGTTATGTAATAATTGATATCGATCAAAAAAATAATTCTGCTGAGATAATGAAAGAATTAAAAGCAATTCCGGAAACTATTAAAACAAGGGTGCTGCTTTAG
- a CDS encoding insulinase family protein translates to MKKILSIILLCIIIFPITNAQFKLPKYEVVTLDNGLTIYLMEKHDVPVLSFSTVFDAGAIRDGSSNGLASFTAEALKFGTVSYTKSQIDSVFNFYGSSLNTYARLDYSGVSAQFMKNDLDKLLPVIKDVITNPTFPEEEIVKRKQRWIAELDQAKESPRQVIGAYYNKFLFADSPYGNPVDGTKKSVEQISQDEIKGFYLKNIRSENCAIAVVGDFDSGKMKAKLIELFSNWRVTAPRLIDDSRFTKKDLKEPSVYLINKDNATETTFMIGGFGVPMSNQDLIQIDVINTILGGRFTSWLNDELRVNAGYTYGARSRFVSYKTAGTFYISTFTATKNTEAAIDLAVKTYNRLFERGIDETTLTSAKNYVKGQFPPDYETSGALAGFLTQKYIYGLDDSYINDFEIAVDGMTVAKANEIIKKYFPKDNLQFVLVGKADDIRTIAKKYGTVVEKNISEDGF, encoded by the coding sequence ATGAAAAAGATTTTATCAATAATACTTTTATGTATCATCATTTTTCCGATTACCAATGCACAATTCAAACTTCCAAAGTATGAAGTTGTTACGCTTGATAATGGTTTAACAATCTATTTAATGGAAAAGCATGATGTCCCAGTCCTTTCTTTTTCGACTGTGTTTGATGCCGGGGCAATAAGAGATGGAAGCTCAAATGGTCTGGCCTCTTTTACTGCAGAAGCTTTGAAATTTGGGACAGTCAGTTATACAAAATCCCAAATAGATTCCGTTTTTAATTTTTACGGAAGCAGTTTAAACACTTATGCAAGGCTGGATTATTCTGGTGTATCCGCCCAGTTTATGAAAAATGATCTAGACAAACTTTTACCTGTTATAAAAGATGTAATAACAAATCCAACTTTTCCCGAAGAAGAAATTGTTAAAAGAAAACAACGTTGGATTGCGGAACTTGATCAGGCAAAGGAAAGTCCAAGACAGGTAATTGGGGCTTATTACAATAAGTTTTTATTTGCTGATTCTCCTTACGGAAATCCTGTTGACGGCACTAAAAAGAGCGTTGAACAAATTAGCCAAGACGAAATAAAAGGCTTCTATCTAAAGAACATCAGATCAGAAAATTGTGCAATTGCAGTTGTAGGTGATTTTGATTCTGGCAAAATGAAAGCCAAATTAATTGAGCTTTTTTCTAATTGGCGAGTAACGGCACCAAGATTAATAGATGATTCAAGATTTACAAAAAAAGATTTGAAAGAGCCATCTGTTTATCTAATCAATAAAGACAACGCAACAGAAACCACTTTTATGATTGGCGGATTTGGCGTGCCAATGAGCAATCAGGATCTAATTCAGATTGATGTTATTAATACAATTCTTGGCGGCAGATTTACAAGCTGGTTAAATGATGAACTTCGGGTAAACGCCGGCTATACTTACGGTGCACGCAGCCGGTTTGTGTCTTATAAAACGGCAGGAACGTTTTACATAAGCACCTTTACCGCAACTAAAAATACGGAAGCAGCAATTGATCTTGCCGTAAAGACCTACAATAGACTTTTTGAAAGAGGAATTGATGAAACAACTTTAACCTCTGCAAAAAATTATGTTAAAGGACAGTTTCCGCCTGATTACGAAACCTCTGGCGCACTTGCGGGATTTTTAACACAAAAATACATTTATGGATTAGACGACTCATACATTAACGATTTTGAAATAGCCGTCGATGGAATGACTGTTGCCAAAGCAAACGAAATCATCAAAAAATATTTTCCAAAAGATAACTTACAGTTTGTGTTAGTCGGCAAAGCTGATGATATACGGACGATCGCAAAAAAATATGGAACTGTGGTTGAAAAAAATATTAGCGAGGATGGATTTTAG
- a CDS encoding thioredoxin family protein translates to MKYIYLVFTFLITSITILAQTESTAEKFDPTRNPFDDLKITVENAQQSNKRIILDVGGEWCIWCHRIDAFMRGTEEIKTSLEKNFIVLKINYSKENKNEDFLSQYPKVEGYPHFFVLDQTGKLLHSQNTGDLEKDKDYDKEKFIAFLNKWKPSKE, encoded by the coding sequence ATGAAATACATTTATTTAGTTTTTACTTTTTTGATAACCTCAATTACAATACTTGCTCAAACAGAAAGTACAGCTGAAAAATTTGACCCAACTAGAAATCCATTTGATGATTTAAAAATCACAGTTGAAAATGCACAACAATCAAACAAAAGAATAATTTTGGATGTTGGTGGCGAGTGGTGCATTTGGTGCCATAGAATAGATGCTTTTATGCGCGGTACAGAAGAAATAAAAACTTCGCTTGAAAAGAATTTTATTGTTTTAAAAATCAATTACAGTAAAGAAAATAAAAACGAAGATTTTTTATCACAGTATCCAAAAGTTGAAGGCTATCCGCATTTTTTTGTTTTAGATCAAACCGGAAAACTTCTGCATAGTCAAAACACGGGTGATTTAGAAAAAGATAAAGATTACGATAAAGAAAAATTTATTGCGTTTTTGAATAAGTGGAAGCCATCAAAAGAATAA
- a CDS encoding sodium:alanine symporter family protein — translation MQALENILTQISDLLWGYPLIILLFGTHVFLTFRLKIIQRFIGKAIKISLRRDKEGKGDISQFGALTTALAATIGTGNIVGVSTAVAAGGPGAVLWMWLTGVFGIATKYSEALLAVKYRVKMTDGSMAGGPMYVLERGLNMKWLAVLFAAFTSVTAFGIGNMVQANSISTLVNEAFQVPMWITGLILATLTAFVIIGGIKSIAKVCERLVPFMAITYVLGCLIVLGMNINGIPDTVMLILNSAFSGHAVVGGFLGAGMKEAIRFGIARGLFSNESGLGSAPIVAAAAQTKNPVRQALVSSTGTFWDTVVVCAITGLVIVNSGEWVKGLSGAALTKQAFSDFHIIGPIVLTLGLLTFVFSTILGWSYYGEKAAEYLFGNKVIKPYRYLWVMFVMIGSVMSLNVVWTFADITNALMAVPNLVSLILLSGVIASETKKYLWEDKLDEEGE, via the coding sequence ATGCAAGCTTTAGAAAATATTCTTACACAAATTAGCGATTTACTTTGGGGTTATCCGCTTATCATACTTCTCTTTGGTACACACGTCTTTCTAACATTCCGACTTAAGATAATTCAAAGATTTATCGGCAAAGCAATAAAAATATCCTTGCGAAGAGATAAAGAAGGTAAAGGAGATATTAGCCAGTTTGGTGCCCTAACCACTGCGCTTGCCGCAACAATTGGAACCGGAAATATTGTTGGAGTTTCTACCGCAGTTGCTGCGGGCGGACCAGGTGCTGTTTTGTGGATGTGGCTTACCGGCGTTTTTGGAATTGCAACTAAGTACAGCGAAGCTTTGCTTGCGGTAAAATACAGAGTTAAAATGACTGATGGTTCTATGGCGGGCGGACCAATGTATGTTCTTGAACGCGGATTAAATATGAAATGGCTTGCGGTTTTGTTTGCCGCTTTTACTTCCGTTACTGCATTTGGAATTGGAAATATGGTACAGGCAAATTCCATTTCCACTTTAGTTAACGAAGCTTTTCAAGTTCCAATGTGGATAACAGGATTAATATTAGCAACGCTTACAGCGTTTGTAATTATAGGCGGAATAAAATCTATTGCAAAAGTTTGTGAGCGGCTCGTTCCTTTTATGGCAATTACTTATGTGCTTGGCTGTTTAATAGTTCTTGGAATGAATATTAACGGGATTCCCGATACAGTTATGTTAATACTTAACAGCGCATTTAGCGGGCACGCTGTTGTTGGCGGTTTTCTTGGTGCGGGAATGAAAGAAGCCATTAGATTTGGAATTGCGCGCGGACTTTTTTCCAACGAGTCCGGTTTGGGTAGCGCGCCTATTGTTGCGGCGGCTGCACAAACAAAAAATCCTGTTAGGCAGGCATTGGTTTCTTCAACAGGAACATTTTGGGATACCGTTGTTGTTTGTGCAATTACAGGATTAGTAATTGTAAATTCCGGAGAGTGGGTAAAAGGATTATCAGGCGCGGCATTAACAAAACAGGCATTCAGTGATTTTCATATTATCGGTCCGATTGTGTTAACACTTGGTTTACTAACCTTTGTTTTTTCTACAATACTTGGATGGTCTTACTATGGTGAAAAAGCCGCAGAATATCTTTTCGGTAACAAAGTTATAAAACCATACCGCTACCTTTGGGTAATGTTTGTTATGATTGGCTCTGTTATGTCTTTAAATGTTGTTTGGACTTTTGCGGATATTACAAACGCGCTAATGGCAGTACCGAATCTTGTTTCATTAATTTTGTTAAGCGGAGTAATAGCAAGCGAAACAAAAAAATATCTTTGGGAAGATAAACTTGATGAAGAAGGAGAATAA
- a CDS encoding T9SS type A sorting domain-containing protein, whose product MKFLFTLFLFSFAALIYSQDVRVEKPLYHQNDGGDWGTDNLVLDFEPIGQLSGIQSSSGTIYVAVNDTLSTANLGLVILASTNNGDSWSQFGSGITYRGYYDYIKLVKSGLDSVYCFFQVGQEIYSWNFLSGNFNAFPFTGYRSFDVVTSSTGNLYMFLDSLANNSIVRYSSVDGGTNWGARGLVTSSGANPRMCMSGTGDTLIMNYYGPILADTSTSVIRQARYRETGVGVLTSTGFIDVATDNTSKTEYLSAMNNGESWFVYTSGTAGARDIYGRKSINSGFSYDPPVLLAGNVNTDEYWFDLRHFTDAGMGGGFDLLFYSDSAQSGAGTLQSDKLLYTSLPYGSATFSSFEMINEYPLVYSANMYSPKLIPINVPARDISAIYVGETGANKKVYFDKLSRIVPVELISFKAMVNGKSVQLNWMTATEQNNSGFEIQKKNNNIWEKIGFVTGNGTTTEYRSYSFVDNDLTVGKYFYRLKQIDYSGSFEYSEVVSADINIPSVYALEQNFPNPFNPSTVIKYSIADESSVKLLIYNSIGEKVSELVNKTQSAGDYELKFDASRLSSGVYFYSLEANSSSGKNDFKSIKKMILIK is encoded by the coding sequence ATGAAATTTCTTTTTACACTTTTCCTTTTCTCGTTTGCAGCTCTAATTTATTCGCAGGATGTCCGTGTAGAAAAACCACTTTACCATCAAAACGATGGAGGAGACTGGGGTACGGATAATTTAGTACTGGACTTTGAACCAATCGGACAACTATCAGGAATACAAAGTTCAAGCGGCACAATTTACGTTGCAGTTAATGATACATTATCAACTGCAAATTTAGGGCTCGTTATTTTGGCTTCAACAAACAACGGAGATTCGTGGAGCCAGTTTGGTTCCGGCATTACTTATCGCGGTTATTATGATTATATCAAACTAGTAAAAAGCGGGCTGGATTCAGTTTATTGTTTTTTTCAGGTTGGGCAGGAAATTTATAGTTGGAATTTTCTAAGTGGCAATTTTAACGCATTTCCATTTACTGGGTACAGATCATTTGATGTTGTTACTTCTTCAACAGGCAATCTTTATATGTTTCTTGACTCACTTGCCAATAACAGCATCGTCAGATATAGTTCAGTCGACGGTGGAACAAATTGGGGAGCGAGAGGTCTTGTTACAAGCTCAGGTGCAAATCCAAGAATGTGTATGTCTGGAACAGGTGATACTTTAATTATGAATTACTACGGGCCTATACTTGCTGATACTTCCACATCGGTTATACGTCAGGCAAGATACCGTGAAACCGGCGTTGGTGTGCTTACTTCAACAGGTTTTATAGATGTTGCTACGGATAATACTTCAAAGACAGAATATTTATCCGCAATGAATAATGGCGAGTCATGGTTTGTTTATACATCTGGAACAGCAGGTGCAAGAGATATTTATGGTCGTAAAAGTATAAATAGCGGGTTTTCATACGATCCCCCAGTTTTACTTGCTGGAAATGTGAATACTGATGAATACTGGTTTGATTTGCGCCACTTTACCGATGCAGGAATGGGCGGTGGATTTGATTTACTGTTTTATTCAGATAGCGCACAGTCAGGAGCAGGCACATTACAGTCAGACAAGTTGCTTTACACAAGCCTTCCTTATGGTTCAGCAACATTCTCAAGTTTCGAAATGATTAACGAGTATCCGTTAGTTTATTCTGCCAATATGTATTCACCTAAATTAATTCCGATCAATGTTCCGGCAAGAGATATTTCTGCAATCTACGTTGGTGAAACTGGCGCCAACAAAAAAGTTTATTTTGATAAACTTAGCAGAATTGTGCCGGTTGAATTAATTTCATTTAAAGCTATGGTAAACGGAAAAAGTGTACAACTTAACTGGATGACTGCAACAGAGCAAAATAATAGTGGATTTGAAATCCAGAAAAAAAACAACAATATATGGGAAAAAATTGGGTTTGTAACGGGAAACGGGACAACAACGGAATACAGATCATATTCATTTGTTGATAATGATCTAACGGTAGGAAAATATTTTTACAGGCTAAAGCAAATAGACTATTCCGGAAGTTTTGAATATTCTGAGGTTGTTTCAGCCGACATTAATATTCCATCCGTCTATGCTTTGGAACAAAATTTTCCAAACCCATTCAATCCTTCAACTGTTATAAAATATTCTATTGCAGATGAAAGCTCAGTAAAGCTATTGATATATAATTCGATCGGTGAAAAAGTAAGCGAACTTGTTAATAAAACACAATCCGCCGGGGACTATGAATTAAAGTTTGATGCTAGCAGATTATCGTCCGGAGTATATTTTTATTCGCTCGAAGCGAATTCTTCATCTGGTAAAAATGATTTTAAAAGTATAAAGAAGATGATCCTAATTAAGTAA
- a CDS encoding zinc metallopeptidase: MRWQGRKESSNVEDRRGMSPGGKGIVGGGIGTIAIVLVVLLLGGDPTSILQNIQTTDQTTNSNYVESATDKELSQFVSVVLAETEDVWHAIFKEKGANYREPKLVLFSGQVQSACGVAGASTGPFYCPSDEKLYIDLSFFNELQKRFKAPGDFAMAYVIAHEVGHHIQNLTGVMDKMNEMRSQVSKEEYNKYSVRLELQADFYAGIWAHYTEQKDLLESGDLEEALTAASAVGDDNIQKQAQGYVVPESFTHGTSEQRKRWFYKGFTSGDISQGDTFNAINL; the protein is encoded by the coding sequence ATGCGTTGGCAAGGCAGAAAAGAAAGCTCGAATGTTGAAGACAGACGCGGTATGTCGCCAGGAGGAAAAGGAATAGTTGGCGGTGGTATTGGAACAATTGCGATTGTACTTGTTGTTCTTTTGCTTGGCGGAGATCCTACTTCAATTCTACAAAATATCCAAACAACGGACCAAACAACCAATTCAAACTACGTTGAAAGTGCAACTGATAAAGAGCTTTCACAATTTGTTTCTGTTGTGCTTGCTGAAACCGAAGATGTTTGGCATGCAATCTTTAAAGAAAAGGGTGCAAATTATCGCGAACCCAAATTGGTGTTGTTCAGCGGGCAGGTTCAATCAGCTTGCGGTGTTGCGGGCGCTTCTACGGGTCCGTTTTATTGTCCCAGTGATGAAAAACTGTACATCGATTTAAGTTTTTTTAATGAGCTGCAAAAACGTTTTAAAGCACCGGGTGATTTTGCGATGGCTTATGTAATTGCTCACGAAGTTGGTCATCACATTCAAAACTTAACAGGGGTAATGGATAAGATGAACGAAATGCGCTCGCAAGTAAGCAAAGAAGAGTATAATAAATATTCTGTAAGACTAGAATTACAAGCAGATTTTTATGCAGGCATTTGGGCGCACTATACAGAACAAAAAGATCTTCTTGAAAGCGGTGATCTTGAAGAAGCTTTAACAGCAGCCAGCGCAGTTGGTGATGACAACATTCAAAAACAAGCGCAAGGATATGTTGTTCCGGAATCTTTTACTCACGGAACATCAGAGCAAAGAAAAAGATGGTTTTATAAAGGGTTTACTTCCGGAGATATAAGCCAGGGCGATACATTCAACGCAATAAATTTGTAA
- a CDS encoding insulinase family protein has translation MKYILVFLISAVSMFAQVKADDVKSFTLKNGMKIFVLEDSSIPNANMYFFYKVGSRNEYIGITGISHFFEHMMFNGAKKYGPKQFDRVMEANGGSNNAYTSENITAYTDWFPSSSLEVMFDLEADRIANLNFDPKMIESERGVILSERSTGLENNPLEQLWQETQATAFIAHSYQWPVIGWESDIKNWTKEDLENYFHTYYAPNNCVVVISGDVKLAEVKKLAEKYFEPIPAGPKPRNLHTVEPEQTGERRLFVKREVPSPYIMITYHVPQSGSDDYYALDLLNSVLSEGESSRLYNSIVENQQLALEVGSYYPEAFDPTLFYFYGIANDGVSVAQLEKAILDEIDKIVNDGISEGELQKVKNQKLMQFYKTTETINGMSNTLGTYELFFGDYKKMFTAPDDYKRVTAEEIKTVAAKYFTKQNRTVGVLNTEEVQ, from the coding sequence ATGAAATACATTTTAGTTTTTCTCATCTCTGCTGTCTCGATGTTTGCACAGGTAAAAGCAGATGATGTAAAATCGTTTACACTAAAGAACGGAATGAAAATTTTTGTTCTTGAAGACAGCTCAATTCCAAATGCCAATATGTACTTTTTTTACAAAGTTGGATCCCGCAATGAATACATTGGAATAACGGGCATATCTCATTTCTTTGAACACATGATGTTTAATGGCGCAAAGAAATACGGACCCAAACAATTTGATCGCGTTATGGAAGCTAATGGCGGATCAAATAACGCATACACTTCAGAAAACATTACTGCTTACACAGATTGGTTTCCTTCAAGTTCACTAGAAGTTATGTTTGATCTTGAAGCAGATAGAATTGCAAACTTAAACTTTGATCCTAAAATGATTGAAAGTGAAAGAGGAGTGATTTTATCCGAAAGAAGTACGGGATTAGAAAACAACCCACTTGAACAGCTTTGGCAAGAAACTCAAGCAACCGCCTTTATTGCTCACTCTTATCAGTGGCCGGTAATTGGATGGGAATCTGATATAAAGAATTGGACAAAAGAAGATTTGGAAAATTATTTTCATACTTATTATGCACCAAATAATTGTGTTGTTGTAATAAGCGGCGATGTTAAGCTTGCCGAGGTTAAAAAACTTGCAGAAAAATATTTTGAACCGATTCCTGCAGGTCCAAAACCAAGAAACTTACATACTGTTGAGCCCGAACAAACAGGCGAGAGAAGGCTTTTTGTAAAACGCGAAGTTCCATCACCCTATATAATGATTACATATCATGTTCCGCAATCAGGCAGTGATGATTATTATGCTCTTGATTTGCTAAACTCTGTTTTGTCCGAAGGTGAATCATCAAGGCTCTATAATTCAATCGTTGAAAATCAGCAGCTTGCACTTGAGGTTGGAAGTTATTATCCCGAAGCCTTCGATCCAACATTATTTTACTTTTATGGAATTGCTAACGATGGAGTTTCCGTAGCACAATTAGAAAAAGCAATTCTTGATGAAATAGATAAAATTGTTAATGACGGAATAAGTGAGGGTGAATTACAAAAAGTTAAAAATCAAAAATTAATGCAGTTTTATAAAACCACAGAAACTATAAACGGAATGTCTAATACGCTCGGCACTTATGAATTATTTTTTGGTGATTATAAAAAAATGTTTACCGCTCCGGATGATTACAAAAGAGTTACTGCAGAAGAGATTAAAACTGTTGCCGCTAAATATTTTACAAAACAAAACAGAACTGTTGGTGTATTGAATACGGAGGAAGTACAATGA
- a CDS encoding PorT family protein: MKKFSLFFFVLSFFIISTNAQVRFGLKSGLNISSIHGDDAGDLDSKFGFAGGFFLLYQTKSFYILQPELSYTMKGATTKIGPVSFTLAYDYVEVPILFKFALPLNDSPNIKPSVFAGPYMAFKTKAKIIAKANGESDEADIKSVTSRDYGVQFGCALGFNLGKYELGFDIRYSLGLSSMDESMNHFDVKNNVLNVNLYFCFANMQKLN, encoded by the coding sequence TTGAAAAAATTTTCTCTGTTCTTTTTTGTCTTATCCTTTTTCATTATTTCTACAAACGCTCAGGTTCGTTTTGGTTTAAAATCCGGATTAAATATATCATCAATTCATGGCGATGACGCAGGAGATTTAGATTCTAAATTTGGTTTCGCTGGCGGATTCTTTTTATTATATCAAACTAAAAGCTTCTATATCTTACAACCCGAGTTATCCTATACGATGAAAGGCGCAACTACAAAAATTGGACCTGTTAGTTTTACATTAGCTTATGACTATGTAGAGGTTCCCATACTATTTAAGTTCGCACTTCCTTTAAATGACAGCCCAAATATAAAACCATCTGTATTTGCAGGGCCATATATGGCGTTCAAAACAAAAGCTAAAATAATCGCTAAGGCAAATGGGGAATCTGACGAAGCAGATATAAAATCAGTTACCTCAAGAGATTATGGAGTTCAATTTGGCTGCGCGTTGGGTTTTAATCTGGGAAAATATGAATTGGGTTTTGATATTAGGTATAGTCTTGGTCTTTCTTCTATGGATGAATCAATGAATCATTTTGATGTTAAGAATAATGTATTAAACGTCAATCTCTATTTTTGTTTCGCAAATATGCAAAAACTTAATTAA